The following are encoded in a window of Doryrhamphus excisus isolate RoL2022-K1 chromosome 16, RoL_Dexc_1.0, whole genome shotgun sequence genomic DNA:
- the LOC131104653 gene encoding ceramide synthase 5-like produces MTSSFLAWFWSERFWLPENVSWADLEHPPPGVEYPRVGEILYALPLAVGVFALRLLFERLVAKPCAHILQIQAGVHRQAQPNAVLERVYQSKTCPGEKQLDGLSKQLDWDVQKIQRWFRIRRNQDKPSMQTKFCESMWRLTFYFGIFIYAIRHLWVSPWMWNTRLCWDNYPFQHQSPQQFNHYVAELAFYWSLMFSQFTDIKRKDFFIMLVHHLATIVLITFSYANNMLRVGTLVMCVHDASDIFLEAAKLANYAKYQRLCDGLFVVFSISFFIARLVIFPFWIIHSVLIESWEIAGPYQAWWLFNGLLLVLQTLHVIWFYLIARIAVKAIFKGKVEKDDRSDIESGSDDEIHSNSKHPSQTSSTTTNLNGENHDH; encoded by the exons ATGACTTCCTCGTTCTTAGCCTGGTTTTGGAGCGAGAGATTTTGGCTTCCCGAGAATGTTTCCTGGGCGGATCTGGAGCATCCACCACCTGGTGTGGAGTACCCTCGAGTGGGAGAGATACTTTACGCCCTGCCGCTCGCTGTCGGAGTTTTTGCGTTGAGGCTCCTGTTCGAAAG aCTAGTGGCCAAGCCCTGTGCCCACATACTTCAGATTCAGGCGGGAGTGCATCGTCAAGCCCAGCCCAATGCTGTCCTGGAGAGGGTGTATCAGTCCAAAACG TGTCCAGGAGAAAAGCAACTGGATGGACTTTCCAAGCAGCTGGACTGGGATGTACAGAAAATACAGAGATGGTTTCGCATCCGTCGCAACCAAGACAAGCCGAGCATGCAGACAAAGTTCTGTGAGAGCAT GTGGCGATTGACTTTTTACTTCGGGATTTTTATTTATGCCATTCGCCATTTGTGGGTG TCACCCTGGATGTGGAATACCAGATTGTGCTGGGATAACTATCCTTTTCAG CATCAGAGCCCTCAACAATTCAACCACTATGTGGCTGAGCTGGCATTCTATTGGTCTCTGATGTTTTCCCAGTTCACAGATATCAAACGTAAG GATTTCTTCATCATGCTTGTCCACCACTTGGCCACCATTGTCCTCATCACCTTTTCCTACGCCAACAACATGCTAAGAGTTGGCACTCTGGtcatgtgtgtgcatgatgCGTCAGACATCTTCCTTGAG GCAGCTAAGTTGGCTAACTACGCCAAATATCAGCGGCTGTGTGACGGCCTGTTTGTGGTGTTCAGCATCAGCTTTTTTATCGCTCGGCTTGTCATCTTCCCTTTCTG GATTATACACAGCGTTCTGATTGAGAGCTGGGAGATAGCAGGCCCATACCAGGCCTGGTGGCTGTTTAATGGATTACTTCTGGTCCTGCAGACTCTTCATGTAATCTGGTTCTACCTCATCGCACGCATTGCAGTTAAAGCCATTTTCAAGGGAAAG GTGGAAAAAGACGACCGTAGTGACATCGAGAGCGGCTCAGATGACGAGATCCATTCCAACAGTAAACATCCCAGTCAGACCAGCAGTACAACCACTAATCTAAATGGAGAAAATCACGACCACTGA